The DNA window TGCCTCCAGCTTCTTCGTTTGGAAGTTCAATGAGATTTGGTTCGGATGCCACTTTACTCAGAACATCACTAACAGAATCAAAGTAGTGGTTACCTTTCACAAGTTTCCTTTTTGAGAACTTCTTAACACCGGGAACGAGAAATACCAGAGAATGAATGGAAATGTTCATCTGATCCTTTGGTAGCTCTGAGTGCCACCCTCTTGCTAGCAAACGGGGCCAAACAGCTTCCCAGAAAATATCATTGGAACGAGCTTTGCTCAAACGGAAACCCCCAGTCAATAATTTGATTATCTCACCAGAAGTCAGAGAGGAACATGCTTTACCAGTTAGGCAATCTGTGAGCAATTGATTGTTTTTTACATGTTCCTCGGAGATATTAGTAAGATCGTCCTTCCCCTTACCGATTCCAATGGCATCTACAAGAGCTCCAACACCAACCATAGCCTGTAAGTGGGTAACAAGATCTTCTGTGGAAGATCTTCCCTCAGAAAATGCCGTAAAGACCTGATAACATATTGCAGATAAAATGAGGGGAGACATGACAATTTTCAGTGAGACGCTGACAAGAATACTTAGCAGCATGCTGAAAAAGACCTATATGCATTAACCAGAGAAAACTCAATCTAGTACAAGCATATAACTGATTTCAGCCAATCTGATATTTTTGGGAAAGTCAAGTGttaaatcttcctaaaagttgaGGGAATCCGAGATTTAAGCAAGTTCTTAGGCAAATTTTGTAATGCTTTATTGAAGAATTCCTCAATGTTCGAGCTCTATGTATATATACTTAGTATATGATTTAACTTTTTGCATTTTCATTCCTAACCATATAGAAGAAAATGTAGAATAATCATGCCatccaaaaaaaattgtacAACAGAATACAACAAGCATTAGGAAACAGTTTTTCGAGATAGAATGGTGAACGCTTATTAAGAGTATAAAAGAAATGATGGCACTCTATTAGGAAAATAAGATGTGATGCGTGtagcattaaaaaaatattttagcatGCGGTATGAAGAAGAAAGAACAAGTTTTCAATGCACTCGCTGCAAAAAAAAGTATCACATTTGCGGTTTTGAAAACAGATTCCAAATCTGTATGTGCAGAAATGATGTTGAAAGGATTTtaatactgaaaaataaaaaagttaacttTGGAGCACCTCCGCAAAAGGAATTTTCATATGTTCTGGCACATGAGGAAGCAAACGGGAGCGAATTTCCTGTTGCCTCCACCCTGTAAAAAGTTTTTCTCCATATATGCATTTCTTTCGTTTTTTCTTCCGGCAACGTGACCACCTGCGGTATCCATCAGATCGGTAAAAGTCCCCATAGTAAAAACACAGAATGTCCCCCATCTTCTTGCCAATGAATCTCTTTATCTGGAAAAAACTTTttccaaatatatataaaccaaGGATAAAATGGTTTTTGTCAGAATCACTCCATGGATGATAGAAAGAGCCAGGAGCAAGATCAAAGTTCTTGTATTTATGCAGCTGAGATAAATTAGCTTTCACTGCCACCTTGTGTCGAAGATTGGCTGGTTTTGACTCATGTCCATCTCCCAATCCAAGGTCGGGTGGTTCAGCATATTGTTTTGAACCATTCTTCATATCCTTCAAAAAAGCTATAAACTTTCTAGACCTACTACTTGCATTGTATGATTTGTCAGTGTTGTTCATTCTGCATCCTTTATCCTCTTTCTTTTTATCACTTGCTTCAATACAAACCCAAGTAACTGGGAAGGGTAGACCCATCAAAAAGGAACAAGAACCATCGACACTGCCTTGTGAATCTAAAGGATTAAGTAAAAGGCAGGAATACTCGGATTCCGATATCATCGGAGGAATTTCTGCCTGATATTCACTTCCAACTCGAGGATTCAGTTGAGGATCTCTGGATATGTCACTTATCTCAGGAGACATTGGATGAATTAACTGCTCAAAAGATGGTTCTTCAATAGAAGGGCTATCGATGTTCATGTAAAATGGCTCCATCTGAAAAAAGCAATATCTATAAGAGTCTAGAGCAATGATCTCTAAGAGAAAGCTAGGAGGGGATACAATTTACTGGATGAATAATGCAGTCATGTTTTCCTTTGCTAGATGTTAAGCGATAGAGAGCTGGTAGAGTGGATAATTCCAAACAATAAACGAGAAACAAACAAACAGACTGCATAATGTGATATTCAAGAATTCTAAGTCTATTGAGGAGAAGCCAACATCCTCGTATTCGACCAGCATGTACTAAGAATTTCTCTagttattgaaatttatttaaattaaaaatggtaTCCATATTCTAAAAGCACATGCCTGTCACATTTTCAGAGCATTCAATGAGTGTTAGTAATTGGCATTTAACAATATCTACCAACAAATTTACCCTTAAACATAAGCAGAAACGTGATCTATTCGCAGGAGTTTTGACTTGCTAAACCTATATGAATGGTGCAAAAGATAAGCCACCATGTACTGGAACTGGACTTAAATTGTGCATAATGGCTTCAAAATGACAGAGAAAGTATAAATGCTGAAACTCTTGATAGCATAACAAGATGTCTATGCAATGTCAATGCTACGACAAACAAGTAAACCGATATATTCTTGCATGCACATTTCCAATGCCTGTAAAACTAGAAAATAAGCTTACAAATTTATTTCAAGCAGAAGAAAGCAAAACCAAAGACCTCAATAAGAAAAACCAGAAGAACTATCACAATTGTTATGTTTAAATTCTATGTTTAGTCAGAGCAATTCCGAAAAATACGAACAAGTAGCAAGCATAAGTTAGTATATGAATATTGAACAAGAATAATACCTTCACTAAGTAAAATCCACAACATTTATTGAGAAAAAAAGACGATCACCGCGTTATCATCCATTCTCACAATGCCAGTATCCAAACTAGACAACACATAGTTTATCATCAAACAACAAATATTCCAAATAATTCTAAATCATAGAGGTTTTAAAATCACCAACCCAAATCAAATTAACCAACTGTCGGATCCATTTTCGACAAGAGTTCGACATTCAAAAGCTAATAAACAAGCACATAACAAGAAAATGataaccaaaaaacaaaaactaaagcTTCATTGAAACCAAGAAAACTTGTACCAATGTAGAGAAAACAAAGCACTTTATGCAAGTAAACCACCCAAAAACTGATTACATTAAAATAGCTAAACATttcaaataatgcatatataCAAAGAAATTAATATGATCCtacaaacaaataataatatttcaagAAAGCAAACACAAAATATAAACTTGAGCGTACGAAGAAAACTgaacaaacaaatcaaacccAATGTAAAATACAGAACCTGTTGACAAAAGGGTTTGGtctaattaacatttaacattaAACTTCAAACTAAAAAACAccattaaaataacataaaaagataaagaaGCTACCTTTGGTTAAGCCTGGTGTGTAAGTTTCATGAGTTGTTTTAAAGAACAATTCAAAGGGATTGATGAAGATTATAAAAGACTATTTTTTTGGCACAGTGTtgcaagatatatatatatatatatatatatatatataagagtcgggaatgaaaaaaaatgagaggAGAAGTTTTAAAAAGTGTTCATAACAAAAATGATGTGCGAAGAGGAAAGAAACGTATGAAATATTAGATGGTTGAACACATGTTTAATCTATTTTTGAGAGACAACTGCACTCACTAGCTTCCTATGGATTAGAAATGGATTttctgattattatttttttggttttaaaggGTAATaaagtattatttaaatttgagaatttcaacttttttagattagtttaaaaaatttattattgtgTTGTTTGTAATAGAAAAATGGATAAATGAATGAgctataattcaaatgaaatatTCGTTAAGTAGCAATGTGCAATTATCTGATCGAATTCTCCCTCctcaaatgataaaaaaagacATTGATAGGGTTGACATTGTCTTATTTTTAATAGGGTCAAATCAAATCACGATTTGCAATTActatgtaaattttaaaatttgacaaaattagtaatcaatttttaaattttgacaaataaGATTACCGAATTATTTTCCTGTGAAAAAAAAATGGACATCATAATGTGCATTGTCATGGTAGCCACATTCGTGTTTTTTCAATGAAAACTGAAAagtatattgttttaatttgccaaaaacTAAAAGTTGCTAactgatttgattaaattttaaattttatatcgtAATAGTAAAACATGCACTAAAATTCATGATTCAATTTGTAATTAACCTCTTTTAATAAGCCTGAGGGTGCACACTCATTAACTATCGGATATAGATAGTGTTTGAGTTTTTTCGAATTGATATCTCtactatttgaattattttaaaaagaattatattccaattttaaaagatattaaaCAAGTATCTTTTGCTTGTcgagtttcttcttcttctcaaaCTGATTATATTTTGGACTAGCTTCAACCTGATGTATTTAGCAAAGCTCATCgagttttctctttttctttcgaGATGTTTACCTTTTGGAGAGTCATGAGCTTGAGGGTAGTTTAATTGCTCATCGGGCATTTCTTACCCCTCGAGTAGAATAACTTATAGCTCGATGTTATTAACTAAGTTTCTTGATCGAAGTTTTTTTTGTTAGACCAAATTTGTATATGTATGATATGAAATTTATATGACATTAACTTGGCATTTTACCAATGAACTCTTAGTTCAATTTCTTAGGAGAAAGATCTAACATCGTAGAGAGGTCTTGGGTTCGGACCACGATGAAGATAAAAATATCAGAAGTTTATGAAGATTTATGAAAAAAGTTTGAAGTTTGCAAGAGAAAACTACAAGCATCATAAGCGTCCACTGCGGCATCGTATCGTCATGATGACGATTATACGCCACGAATTCAACTTAAATGGCGTGAAAGACGTAAATAgcataataatttataattatttatatacacgttcaaatattaaaaactataataatttcTATCTtgtatttctcttttaaaaagaCTTGGCATGGTACTCATACAAGCATAGCTCTTCCTTTCTAGCCAAGAGGAGTTGTTTTTGTTTACATTTTTTGTGTACATAGACAATTAGggacttttcttttatttggtgATAGAGTATTTTTGacatttatgaaaaaattaatccTAATATTCTAAGAGAATGCTGCCTGGCCCTAGCGGATATACTATCGAAATTATATTTCATAGAAAATAATTAGGGACTTATAGATTGTTAGAAAAATAGAGAACAAAATACATTTATTTCTATTATGTAATAAAAACAGATATATTTCTAATTCttatatttattctttttttataattattttgagATACAATACAACTTCTAATGctgatatttattttttaatataatttatttttgagatataatgtaaaatttatgaatgttttaaatgaattattatacacttaaaaaacaaataaacattagTAGTTTATGAGGGAACAAAGGATTAATTTGGCTTTCGAACTTATATCTGATGATCAAATAAGCCATTTTTCGATTTTTTCTATCATTTAGATTTCAAAACTTGTgtcttaaaatcaaacaaatcacttttaattttgttggcATTTAGATTTCAAAATTTGTTATCTTAGAGTCCAATAAGTCATGCATTAATGTATACATATTAAGGGTTACTTGATCGAAATTAAGAGAGTTCGAAATCTGATTGACCAAAAGAATTAAAAGTGACTTATTTAATCTCCAAACacaaattttagaatttaattgactaaaaaaattttaaaaaaaaacttatttgacCCCTTGACATTAATTTGGGAGCCGGGTTGGCTCTTTACTCGTTTATGTAGCCTATATGTTTCGTCAAGTagacattttatttattttaccaaATTAAATACTGACTTTTAAAgggattttaaaaaaatgtattttaaatattaatacaaGGCAAGTTTTTGAAATTTCccgaaatatttaaaaaaataattttttataaaaatacaaaagaaatatacttaaaaaataCGGCAAACATGtataaaaacactaaaaaaacaaCTAATTGAACACCTAGTACAttgagaaaatattaaaaaactgacaacacaaaagaaacacttaaAACCACTCACACATAAAATTAAAGTCAAGAAAATAAACAGTGTATCTAGCACGTGTTAACCATATGTTGACCGCGATGTTGACCACTATTAATCGAGGTGTTGACCGCCGCCGTCCTTAAATTGGCCAACTTCTGGTGATCGGAAAATTTTCTGGCGAGGCTCCAATGGTTTTTTTCAGGTTTTTCAAGTGTTTTTtaataaacaatatttttataaattaaaattaaattaaaatacaattaaaatataattttttaaaatatgagtactttttgaataaaaacataatttagtTATAGCTTCGaatattattttagttatgGCCTATataaacagttatatatatatatatatatatatatatatatatacatacatacatacagagagagagagagagagcgctctatataaatgattatttatacattatattatattttattaattattaaataataattcgtTTAGAAAGATGctgattttgtaaagttttattAATAAGTAGAattgtcaaatttttaaatattaaatacaagAGAATGAattgtatattaaaaaaattaaccacgCAACCGTTACGTCATGTCATTCGTCCAACAAACCAATGATGCATTAGTCATGTAGaaatattgataataaaaaaattaaataataattaaaatattctctatcgcaaatactagttggcttgttgtaaatatgacatgacaTAATCAAtgtatgggataaacactcgtGTATTaatataatgatttttttataactatccGAAAAACAATTGTTTCAAAAAATAtggataagaaaaataaatttccaGAAGTCCTgcaaaaaataacttaaaaatatactaaattaaTAGCCACTAATTTAGAGCATTTCCGATAAACTCTTTAAAAGAGattaactctttattttaaagagtttaGCATTAAAATAGAAGTCTAATAGACTCCCTATAATATAATGTTTGAATAGAGAGTGAACTTGGCTCTCTACATATGAGAGTCAAACTCATTCTCTATTTCTTATCTTtttaacaaaatttcaaaataataactaaaaataaaacatgaaattaataattttgaaagAGTTGAAACATCATTAACagattattaaaataaaccgaCATATGCAATTTGGCATATGTTAGTGATCTTCCCAAGAATTAATTGCGAGATTGGTGCATgcatttttaattagttgaagCTTAAGATTCAAGATTTTCCAGCTCTAAAATGAACCTCATCAAGCTACCTTTGGATCTCCTTTTTTAGCTCTCAAGTTTCAGTATACATGTTGTCAATCataattcaaaaatatcaaaattagcTTGACAGATTCAGCTCAGTTTTCAGTCTCATTTTTGCACACCATTAACTGGGTATGTTCTCCATTTCATGATGATCCCCTGTTTTCTATGTGATTCTTGAATTCTTTTGCAGTAGTCTAGCGATCATTAGTGAAAAATCttgatattttttatgtttatttaccAAGAAAATTATGAATGTGAAGTCCATCAAGATATGCAATTCTATTCTCATGTTTTTTCTCTTCTGAATCTTTAGATAACTAAGTAGAAcaaacacttcattcaatcaaccagtcccgtttcagaaacgtttcggaccgaaacttcatttttacataaaaaccttaaaattatACTGTTTCGCCGTGTCGgtgtccaagtgtcccgtttcGCCGTATCTGTATTCAAGTATCCCATTTACCGTGGCCGTGCTACCTAGCTAAGAAGTATGCTTTTATTGTGTTTCTTTCACCATATGATCCCCATAAACAA is part of the Mercurialis annua linkage group LG3, ddMerAnnu1.2, whole genome shotgun sequence genome and encodes:
- the LOC126675388 gene encoding uncharacterized protein LOC126675388 translates to MEPFYMNIDSPSIEEPSFEQLIHPMSPEISDISRDPQLNPRVGSEYQAEIPPMISESEYSCLLLNPLDSQGSVDGSCSFLMGLPFPVTWVCIEASDKKKEDKGCRMNNTDKSYNASSRSRKFIAFLKDMKNGSKQYAEPPDLGLGDGHESKPANLRHKVAVKANLSQLHKYKNFDLAPGSFYHPWSDSDKNHFILGLYIFGKSFFQIKRFIGKKMGDILCFYYGDFYRSDGYRRWSRCRKKKRKKCIYGEKLFTGWRQQEIRSRLLPHVPEHMKIPFAEVFTAFSEGRSSTEDLVTHLQAMVGVGALVDAIGIGKGKDDLTNISEEHVKNNQLLTDCLTGKACSSLTSGEIIKLLTGGFRLSKARSNDIFWEAVWPRLLARGWHSELPKDQMNISIHSLVFLVPGVKKFSKRKLVKGNHYFDSVSDVLSKVASEPNLIELPNEEAGGSACNEEDRWVPEVSSDHDDPSIQQSHRYLKPRVSSCNIHRVKFTIVDSGLIGGGKLSKTREMSFTPEDLKVKSLLTTLSVSSSIGMKFLEDSQNNDELEVSDTSMDGLKNINKIECNEKISNGCGSNRTKFTVVDTSLIDIGKSSKVRELRYSPVDLIATSGFNPSLRNNEGNSLKESLDGLVVVATNKVRSRKKKDRSKDMTDRIRSDKKDLNEATMNKLAGGLQDSNNLLVISPSTGTIKHKFSRRPKSSQSDSSVPVVKLRRLTACNKTEISHVIDNFSVSLGSKPEVSLCALNTTDECSNSFQVITPEELSITTSLVEGCAEPKGENLKYQTPCVIDLNLPTVLLNSENDESAMMKGINVNDCADADAMAEQPDMNPRRQSKRNRPLTAKALEALECGFLGSSTLKRQKSMQIGTQGKGHQRNS